The DNA region CTGATGCTCGGACAGTTCTACCCCGGCTGCACCGTCGCGGGCCTGCACAACCCGTCCTTCCACGCCCTCGACGCCCCCCTGCCCATGCTCGCCATCCGCTACATGGCCCCCACCGACTTCCCATTCCTCAGCTCACGCCACGAATGGATGGACTTCTACCTCCACAACTTCGCCCCCGAAATCCCCAAGTTCATCGCCACCACCATGTCCGACATGCTCGTCCAGGACCCCGACGCGCCGCCCGAATAGCCCTCAGCCGGTAGCCATCTCGCGCTGGACGGTGGTGGTGATCTCGGAGGCGGTCAGGATCATGGCGACCAGGAAGTCGATGAGTTGGGCGCGGTCGATGTCCAGTTCGCCGCGCAGCCATTCGGTGAGGATCTCCAGGCCGCCGTGGGCGACGGTGCGGGCGGCGAGGGCGGCGTGCACGCCGCGGACGGCCTCCTCGCCCAGCAGTTCCCGGCCCTGGTCCAGCATGACGTTGGCGACCAGGTCCACGAGTTCGGTTCTGCGGTGGCGTAAGTCGTCGGTGGCCTGCATGTCGATGGTCAACCGGCGGCGGGCGGGGTGGTCGGCGATGGCCGCTACTCCGGCCTCGACCACGGCGCGCAGGCGGACGCGGGTGTCGGCGGGGGCGGTGGCGATGACGCTCATGAGGGTGGCGATCACCGCGGCCAGCTGCTCCTCGACCAGTTCGTAGAGCAGGCGGTCGGTGTG from Nocardia tengchongensis includes:
- a CDS encoding TetR/AcrR family transcriptional regulator; this encodes MDAPRGRYAGLSADERRAQRRERLREVALDVIAEEGIGGLKVRALCTRAGLNDRYFYEAYSHTDRLLYELVEEQLAAVIATLMSVIATAPADTRVRLRAVVEAGVAAIADHPARRRLTIDMQATDDLRHRRTELVDLVANVMLDQGRELLGEEAVRGVHAALAARTVAHGGLEILTEWLRGELDIDRAQLIDFLVAMILTASEITTTVQREMATG